The Anaerolineae bacterium nucleotide sequence AAAATCGCCTCAAAATTTGATCCGACAGCAGATATGATTCTCGATATAGCAATTGCGAAAGAGCGCATTCATCTGGCGGAAATCGGAAAGTTACGAATCAGACCGATGGAAAGGTCTGTATACGATCCAGATACGCCAGAAGCGAGCATCCCACCGAAAGTTGTGCACTTAAGCGCCGTCCCCCTGCAACCTAAGCTACTTGAATCACTATGGCCTATCGTAATTTGAGAGACTTCATCGCTCGACTAGAGACGGCAGGAGAACTTATCCGCGTCCAAGCGCTTGTAAGCGCCCATCTAGAGATCACCGAGATCGTGGACCGGATAAGTAAGGGCCCTCCTGATCGCAATAAGGCGCTATTGTTTGAACGGGTCAAGGGATATGACATCCCTGTCCTGATCAACCTGTTCGGATCACCCCGGCGAATGGCATGGGCGCTGGGTGTAGAAGATCTGAACGAGCTGCGAGACAGAATGGCTGCCCTCATCCGGCCAGAGCTGCCACGCGGCCTCGGGCAGATGTTGGATCGGGCCGGGGAGCTATGGGGAGCGCTGCGTGCCGTGGGGCTGGGACCCAAAATCATGCGCAACGCTCCGGTCCAAGAAGTGGTCCTCACAGGGGAGCAAGCCACCTTGGACCGATTCCCCATCCTACAATGCTGGCCGAAAGATGGCGGGCGTTACATCACGTTGCCCACCGTGATCACCCGTGACCCGGTCAGTGGCGTCCGCAACGTGGGGATGTACCGTCTGCAGGTCCATGATGAGCGCACGCTAGGGATGCACTGGCAGCTCCACAAGGGAGGTGCCGAGCACGAGCGAAAAGCGATCGAGGCAAGCGCAGACCGTATCCCCGTCGCTGTGAGCCTGGGCGGCGATCCTGCCGTGATCTGGGCCGGCTCGGCTCCGCTGCCACCCGATATAGATGAGTTCTTGCTGGCCGGATGGCTGCGCGGCAGGCCGGTGGAATTGGCTCGGTGCATCACGCAACCCCTCGAAGTCCCTGC carries:
- a CDS encoding menaquinone biosynthesis decarboxylase — its product is MAYRNLRDFIARLETAGELIRVQALVSAHLEITEIVDRISKGPPDRNKALLFERVKGYDIPVLINLFGSPRRMAWALGVEDLNELRDRMAALIRPELPRGLGQMLDRAGELWGALRAVGLGPKIMRNAPVQEVVLTGEQATLDRFPILQCWPKDGGRYITLPTVITRDPVSGVRNVGMYRLQVHDERTLGMHWQLHKGGAEHERKAIEASADRIPVAVSLGGDPAVIWAGSAPLPPDIDEFLLAGWLRGRPVELARCITQPLEVPAEAEIVIEGYVNPDERRPEGPFGDHTGYYTPVDEYPVMHITAITHRREPVYPTTVVGRPPMEDYWMGKATERLFLPLMRLFLPEIVDIHMPPEGVFHNLVFVSIRKRFPGHPRKVINGLWGLGLMMLAKCIIVFDEHVDVQNTSEALFYAFNNVDWARDVIIQEGPVDALDHASYQFAFGGKIGIDATAKSAQDGYLRQWPERIEMAEPIRKLVSERWAEYGLAG